The Pantoea vagans genome includes a window with the following:
- the nei gene encoding endonuclease VIII → MPEGPEIRRAADQLAAAMVGKPLTDVWFAFPELKTYEPALIGETINAFETRGKALLTHFSNGLILYSHNQLYGVWRVVPTGTEPNTSRQLRVRLANADQTILLYSASDIELLNADTLGAHPFLQRVGPDVLDASLTVEEVRERLLSPRFRRRQFSGLLLDQAFLAGLGNYLRVEILWHAGLLASHRAQDLTEVQLNALSEATLAVPRLSYQMRGSMKKYHEEAAFRFEVFHRQGKKCRRCGTLIEKGVLSSRPFYWCPGCQK, encoded by the coding sequence ATGCCTGAGGGACCGGAGATCCGCCGTGCGGCGGATCAATTGGCCGCGGCAATGGTGGGCAAACCGCTGACTGATGTGTGGTTTGCCTTTCCTGAGCTGAAAACCTACGAACCGGCGCTGATAGGTGAAACCATCAACGCCTTCGAGACGCGCGGCAAAGCGCTGCTGACGCACTTTTCTAACGGCTTAATTCTTTACAGCCATAACCAACTCTATGGTGTCTGGCGCGTGGTGCCCACGGGAACCGAACCCAATACCTCGCGGCAACTGCGCGTGCGCCTGGCGAACGCCGACCAAACCATCCTGCTGTACAGCGCCTCCGATATTGAACTGCTCAACGCGGATACTTTAGGTGCACATCCTTTCCTGCAGCGGGTCGGACCCGATGTGCTTGACGCCAGCCTGACGGTGGAGGAAGTGCGCGAGCGATTGCTGTCGCCGCGTTTTCGTCGTCGTCAGTTTAGCGGCCTGTTACTCGATCAGGCATTTTTGGCTGGCTTGGGTAATTATCTGCGCGTGGAGATTTTATGGCACGCGGGCTTGTTAGCGTCCCATCGTGCGCAAGATCTGACTGAAGTGCAGCTCAATGCGTTAAGTGAAGCGACGCTGGCAGTACCGCGTTTGTCGTATCAGATGCGTGGCAGTATGAAGAAATATCACGAAGAGGCGGCATTTCGTTTTGAAGTGTTTCATCGCCAGGGCAAGAAATGTCGGCGTTGTGGCACTCTTATCGAGAAGGGCGTGCTGTCATCGCGACCGTTCTACTGGTGTCCGGGATGCCAGAAATGA
- the pcp gene encoding pyroglutamyl-peptidase I, translating to MKTVLMTAFEPFGGESINPSWEAVRSFDGKEIAGARIVVRQLPVVFASCGKVLTQALEEIQPDRVLCVGQAGGRSDITVERVAINVNDARIPDNDRQQPIDQPIVADGPAAYFSTLPIKAIVAALREVGVPASVSQTAGTFTCNNVMYSLLHWLQTTHSPARGGFIHIPYMPEQAVNHPGVASMATASVILALETALQVILSTEQDIRVVGGATH from the coding sequence ATGAAAACCGTATTGATGACCGCCTTTGAACCTTTTGGCGGTGAAAGCATTAACCCTTCGTGGGAAGCCGTACGCAGTTTTGATGGCAAAGAAATCGCGGGTGCACGCATTGTGGTGCGCCAGCTGCCAGTGGTGTTTGCCAGCTGCGGCAAAGTGCTGACACAGGCGCTGGAAGAGATTCAGCCAGACCGCGTGCTGTGCGTGGGGCAGGCGGGAGGACGCAGCGATATTACCGTTGAACGCGTGGCGATTAACGTGAATGACGCGCGTATTCCTGACAACGATCGGCAGCAACCGATCGACCAGCCTATTGTGGCAGATGGTCCAGCCGCTTACTTCTCCACGTTGCCCATTAAGGCGATTGTGGCGGCACTGCGCGAAGTCGGCGTGCCCGCGTCGGTGTCGCAAACGGCGGGGACCTTCACCTGTAATAACGTGATGTACAGTTTGCTGCACTGGTTGCAGACCACCCATAGCCCGGCGCGGGGGGGATTTATCCATATCCCCTATATGCCAGAGCAGGCGGTGAACCATCCCGGTGTGGCGAGCATGGCAACCGCCAGCGTGATTCTGGCACTGGAAACCGCACTGCAGGTGATCTTGAGCACTGAGCAGGACATTCGTGTCGTTGGTGGCGCAACGCACTAA
- a CDS encoding DUF979 domain-containing protein, with protein sequence MFQQQYLMWLAGVILLVVAVLSWRDSANPRRFTTGLFWALYGLIFLLGDGAYQLMGQWAGDAALGKRWLHIGVGVAVVLMALIAGFGGVRLGSYHQRSDKQKQESAGRLRNKLFLPALAIPVVTVIGVLAFNNIPGLQDAVFGPGNHSTLVTLFSMMVGCVLGWLIALKFTHEKPLQSIQETRRLLDAVGWAFILPQILATLGLLFTSAGVGTAISHLTEKYLAVDNRLIAVAVYAIGMALLTMVMGNAFAAFPIVTAGIGIPILVLQHGGNPAVMAAIGMFSGYCGTLMTPMAANFNIVPARLLELPDRNAVIKAQVPTGVLLLVVNVFLLYFLMFL encoded by the coding sequence ATGTTTCAGCAACAATATTTGATGTGGCTGGCGGGTGTCATCCTGCTGGTGGTGGCGGTGCTCTCCTGGCGTGACAGCGCCAACCCACGCCGTTTTACCACCGGACTATTCTGGGCGCTGTATGGCCTGATTTTCCTGCTCGGTGATGGTGCTTACCAATTGATGGGACAGTGGGCGGGTGATGCCGCGTTAGGCAAACGTTGGTTACACATCGGCGTAGGTGTGGCCGTGGTACTGATGGCGCTGATTGCTGGCTTCGGAGGCGTGCGCCTTGGAAGCTATCATCAGCGCAGTGATAAGCAGAAACAGGAAAGCGCCGGGCGTCTGCGTAACAAACTGTTCCTGCCTGCGCTGGCAATTCCCGTGGTTACGGTGATTGGCGTACTGGCGTTTAACAATATTCCCGGCTTGCAGGATGCAGTGTTCGGTCCTGGCAACCACTCTACGTTGGTGACGCTGTTCTCGATGATGGTGGGCTGTGTGCTGGGCTGGTTAATTGCCTTGAAGTTCACCCACGAAAAACCGCTGCAGTCGATTCAGGAAACGCGTCGCTTACTGGATGCCGTGGGCTGGGCCTTTATTTTGCCGCAGATCCTCGCCACCTTGGGTCTGCTGTTCACCAGCGCCGGCGTGGGCACGGCCATTTCCCATCTCACCGAAAAGTATCTGGCGGTAGATAACCGTCTGATTGCGGTAGCCGTGTATGCGATTGGCATGGCGCTGTTGACCATGGTGATGGGCAATGCTTTTGCGGCTTTCCCGATTGTCACTGCGGGGATTGGCATTCCAATTCTGGTGTTGCAGCATGGTGGTAATCCCGCGGTGATGGCGGCGATTGGCATGTTCTCTGGCTACTGCGGCACATTGATGACGCCAATGGCGGCTAACTTCAACATCGTGCCTGCTCGCTTGTTAGAACTGCCGGACCGTAATGCAGTGATCAAGGCTCAGGTGCCCACCGGTGTGCTACTGTTGGTGGTAAACGTGTTCCTGCTCTACTTCCTGATGTTCCTGTGA
- a CDS encoding DUF969 domain-containing protein, which produces MDNVVNLWPLLGIATIVLGFVLRFNPVLVVIVAGFVTGLAAHLPLADILEKLGSGFLNTRNLPLILLLPLAVIGLLERHGLKERAQTWIAQIKTATAGRLLIVYLFVREITAALGLTSLGGHPQMVRPLLAPMAEGATENRYGEVPDEVRYRLRAMSAATDNVGLFFGEDIFVAFGAIIFMHNFMQESAGISTEPLHIALWGIPTALCAFLIHSARLVRLDRQLARELGALNQQALNAKGGQ; this is translated from the coding sequence ATGGATAACGTGGTCAATCTCTGGCCGTTACTCGGCATTGCCACTATCGTGCTGGGGTTCGTATTGCGTTTTAACCCAGTGCTGGTGGTGATTGTCGCCGGTTTTGTCACGGGACTGGCGGCGCATCTGCCGCTGGCGGACATTCTGGAAAAGTTGGGTTCCGGCTTCCTGAACACCCGTAACCTGCCGCTGATTTTGTTACTGCCGTTGGCGGTTATCGGCTTGCTGGAGCGCCATGGTCTGAAAGAACGTGCGCAAACCTGGATCGCGCAGATTAAAACCGCAACGGCTGGCCGTTTGCTGATCGTCTACCTGTTCGTGCGTGAAATCACGGCGGCACTGGGATTAACCAGCCTTGGCGGCCATCCACAGATGGTGCGTCCTCTGTTAGCGCCGATGGCAGAAGGGGCCACTGAAAATCGCTACGGCGAAGTGCCCGATGAAGTCCGCTATCGTCTGCGAGCCATGTCGGCCGCTACCGATAACGTCGGTCTGTTTTTTGGTGAAGATATTTTTGTCGCATTTGGTGCCATCATCTTCATGCACAACTTTATGCAGGAGTCGGCTGGCATCAGCACCGAACCTTTGCATATCGCGTTGTGGGGCATTCCTACCGCGCTTTGCGCCTTCCTCATCCACTCAGCACGTTTAGTGCGTCTCGACCGTCAGCTTGCGCGTGAATTAGGCGCACTGAATCAGCAGGCACTGAACGCCAAAGGAGGGCAATAA
- the pxpA gene encoding 5-oxoprolinase subunit PxpA produces MKIDLNADLGEGSASDQELLTLVSSANIACGFHAGDAQTMLQSVRWAKASGVAIGAHPSFPDRENFGRTAMQLPPETVYAQLIYQIGALKSITESEGERLVHVKPHGMLYNQAAGEAQLADAIARAVKAVDPALILVGLAGSASIAAAAHHGLRTREEVFADRGYLASGALVPRSQAGAMIEEADLALAQTLAMVQQRQVQSISGEWVKVNAETVCLHGDGGHALQFARTLRAAFTAHQIAVTSA; encoded by the coding sequence ATGAAGATTGATCTCAATGCCGATCTCGGTGAAGGCAGCGCCAGCGATCAGGAACTGCTGACGCTGGTAAGTTCTGCCAACATCGCCTGCGGTTTCCACGCTGGTGATGCGCAAACCATGCTGCAATCGGTGCGCTGGGCTAAAGCCAGCGGTGTAGCGATTGGCGCACATCCCAGCTTCCCAGATCGGGAAAACTTTGGCCGTACCGCCATGCAGCTCCCGCCGGAAACGGTGTATGCCCAGTTGATTTATCAAATTGGTGCACTGAAAAGTATCACCGAAAGTGAAGGTGAACGTCTGGTGCATGTGAAGCCACACGGCATGCTTTACAACCAGGCTGCCGGAGAAGCTCAACTCGCGGATGCCATCGCGCGCGCCGTTAAAGCGGTTGATCCCGCTCTGATTCTGGTCGGTCTGGCAGGGAGTGCCTCAATCGCTGCCGCTGCGCATCATGGCTTGCGGACGCGCGAAGAAGTGTTTGCCGATCGCGGCTATCTGGCGAGCGGCGCACTCGTGCCACGCAGTCAGGCAGGGGCGATGATCGAAGAGGCCGATCTGGCTCTGGCGCAGACGCTGGCCATGGTGCAACAGCGCCAGGTGCAGAGCATCAGCGGTGAGTGGGTGAAGGTCAATGCAGAAACCGTTTGTCTACACGGCGATGGCGGGCACGCACTGCAATTCGCGCGTACGCTGCGTGCGGCATTTACGGCACATCAAATCGCTGTCACCAGCGCATAA
- the pxpC gene encoding 5-oxoprolinase subunit PxpC, which produces MLNILRAGLMTSIQDQGRSGWRQYGISVSGALDQPSMRTANMLVGNPEESAVLEIVLGQFKAEFKRDGWFALTGAGCNADLDGKPVWTGWRLPVKKGQVLSLAMPVRGMRSYLAVNGGFATDAMLGSHSTDLKAGFGGWQGRKLQDGDQLPLGKATRTFKAKAGVRQLLWGNRIRALSGPEYSEFTREAQEGFWRSPWKLSPQSNRMGYRLQGRQLQRKATRDLLSHGLVPGVVQVPPNGQPIVLMADAQTTGGYPRIACVIEADLYQLAQIRLGEPIHFIHCTLEEALLAKQHQQRSFDQIAWGLAHED; this is translated from the coding sequence ATGTTAAACATTTTACGAGCCGGATTGATGACCTCGATTCAGGATCAGGGGCGCAGTGGCTGGCGGCAGTATGGCATCAGCGTGAGCGGCGCACTCGATCAGCCGTCGATGCGCACCGCCAATATGCTGGTGGGCAACCCGGAAGAGAGCGCGGTGCTGGAAATCGTGCTCGGTCAGTTTAAAGCCGAGTTTAAACGCGACGGCTGGTTCGCGCTGACCGGTGCCGGCTGTAACGCCGACCTCGACGGCAAACCAGTATGGACCGGCTGGCGCTTGCCGGTGAAAAAAGGGCAGGTGTTGTCTCTGGCGATGCCGGTGCGCGGGATGCGCAGCTATCTGGCGGTGAACGGAGGGTTTGCCACGGATGCCATGCTGGGTTCGCACAGTACCGATCTCAAAGCCGGCTTTGGGGGATGGCAGGGGCGCAAACTGCAAGATGGTGATCAACTGCCGTTAGGGAAAGCCACGCGTACTTTCAAGGCAAAAGCCGGTGTGCGCCAATTGCTTTGGGGCAACCGCATCCGCGCTTTATCGGGCCCAGAATACAGCGAGTTCACACGTGAAGCGCAGGAAGGATTCTGGCGCAGCCCGTGGAAGCTCAGCCCGCAGAGTAATCGTATGGGCTATCGCTTACAGGGACGGCAGTTGCAGCGCAAAGCCACGCGTGATTTGCTCTCTCACGGATTAGTGCCTGGCGTGGTGCAGGTGCCACCGAATGGCCAACCGATTGTGCTGATGGCCGATGCGCAAACCACGGGCGGTTATCCACGTATCGCCTGCGTAATCGAAGCTGACCTCTACCAACTGGCGCAAATTCGCCTCGGTGAACCCATCCACTTTATCCATTGCACCCTGGAAGAAGCCCTGCTGGCGAAGCAGCATCAACAGCGCTCCTTCGATCAAATAGCTTGGGGGCTTGCTCATGAAGATTGA
- the pxpB gene encoding 5-oxoprolinase subunit PxpB — translation MQRARCYLLGERAVVLELEPPISLTSQQRIWGLCQRLQHNDQVQEVIPGMNNLTLLLRDPQLNALDAIERLQRWWEESEEQIPESRRVEIPVVYGGVGGPDLQVVAEGASMTPKQVVELHSSTDYVVYFIGFQPGFPYLGGLDERLHTPRRAEPRVQVPRGSVGIGGSQTGIYPLAAPGGWQLIGQTQLSLFDPLQHPPTLLRPGDSVRFVPQQEGVC, via the coding sequence TTGCAACGAGCACGTTGTTATCTGCTCGGTGAACGGGCGGTGGTGTTGGAACTGGAACCACCGATTTCGTTGACCAGTCAGCAGCGCATTTGGGGATTATGCCAAAGGCTGCAGCACAATGATCAGGTGCAGGAAGTGATTCCGGGGATGAACAACCTGACGCTGCTGCTGCGCGATCCTCAGCTGAATGCGCTGGATGCCATCGAGCGTTTACAGCGCTGGTGGGAAGAGAGCGAAGAGCAGATTCCTGAATCACGTCGGGTTGAGATCCCAGTGGTGTACGGTGGCGTCGGTGGCCCCGACCTGCAGGTAGTGGCCGAGGGCGCCAGTATGACGCCAAAGCAGGTGGTTGAACTGCACAGTAGCACAGACTACGTGGTGTATTTCATCGGCTTCCAGCCGGGTTTCCCCTACCTGGGCGGCCTGGACGAGCGTCTGCACACGCCTCGTCGCGCTGAGCCTCGGGTGCAAGTTCCCCGTGGTTCGGTGGGTATTGGTGGCAGCCAGACCGGCATCTATCCTCTGGCCGCACCGGGTGGCTGGCAGTTGATTGGTCAGACCCAGCTCAGCTTGTTCGATCCTTTACAACATCCGCCAACGTTGCTGCGTCCTGGCGACAGCGTGCGCTTTGTACCGCAGCAGGAGGGCGTATGTTAA
- a CDS encoding type 2 GTP cyclohydrolase I, with protein MNNVELEKIVNLQLNTSAFSDYAPNGLQVEGRADVKTLITGVTACQALLDEAVKRNADAILVHHGYFWKSESPLIKGMKRQRLRTLLTNDINLYGWHLPLDAHPELGNNAQLAKLFDIDVKGEIQPLVPWGELAEPLSGEALAAKIAERLGRTPLHCGDNAPALIKRVAWCSGGGQGFIDSAAAFGVDAFISGEVSEQTIHSAREQGLHFFAAGHHATERAGIKALGEWLAENHGLDVTFIDIDNPA; from the coding sequence ATGAACAATGTCGAGTTAGAAAAGATCGTAAATCTTCAGCTGAACACCAGCGCCTTCAGTGACTATGCCCCTAACGGTTTGCAGGTCGAAGGCCGTGCCGACGTGAAAACCCTTATCACCGGGGTCACGGCTTGTCAGGCGCTGTTAGATGAAGCGGTGAAGCGCAATGCCGATGCGATTTTGGTGCATCATGGTTACTTCTGGAAAAGCGAATCACCGCTGATTAAAGGGATGAAGCGCCAGCGCCTGCGCACCTTGTTGACCAATGACATCAACCTGTATGGCTGGCATCTGCCGTTGGATGCGCACCCTGAATTGGGGAACAACGCGCAGCTGGCGAAGCTGTTCGATATTGACGTCAAAGGTGAAATTCAACCGCTGGTGCCTTGGGGCGAACTGGCTGAACCTTTAAGTGGTGAAGCGCTGGCCGCAAAAATTGCCGAGCGGCTGGGACGCACACCGCTGCACTGTGGTGACAACGCGCCAGCACTGATCAAACGTGTGGCCTGGTGTAGCGGCGGCGGTCAGGGCTTTATCGACAGCGCAGCGGCCTTTGGCGTAGATGCCTTCATCAGCGGTGAAGTCTCCGAACAAACCATCCACAGTGCGCGCGAACAGGGTTTGCATTTCTTTGCCGCCGGGCATCACGCCACCGAACGCGCCGGTATTAAAGCCTTAGGTGAATGGCTGGCTGAAAATCATGGTCTGGATGTCACCTTTATTGATATCGATAATCCTGCCTGA
- the phrB gene encoding deoxyribodipyrimidine photo-lyase, whose translation MTTHLVWLRNDLRINDNTALAAACRDSQATVLALFVATPKQWQQHHMAPKQAAFIHQNLCLLQDSLAERGIKLHYHQCDDFGASVDYLSEFCQQHQVDELYYNYQYEINERERDAAAEKRLDAQGVICQGFDDSLLLPPGSVQTGNHSMFKVFTPFSRAFVRRLHQGLPECHRAPQARRDTPISAGKKIPAFDYPFEDIDASLFPAGEEAALKQLRHFGKQAVQHYPEVRDLPALDGTSRLSPYLAIGVLSPRQCLHRILKEHPDALNEGKAFTWLNELIWRDFYRHLMVAFPALCKHQPFVDWTRNVKWQKNAEHLTAWQQGKTGYPIVDAAMRQLNTLGWMHNRLRMIVASFLVKDLLIDWHEGERYFMQQLIDGDLAANNGGWQWAASTGTDAAPYFRIFNPTTQGERFDKQGEFIRQWLPELQDVPDSDIHQPQVWAQKNNKKLDYPAPIVEHKDARKKTLDAFEHARSVA comes from the coding sequence ATGACCACCCATCTCGTCTGGTTGCGAAACGACCTGCGCATCAATGACAACACCGCTCTGGCTGCCGCCTGCCGTGACAGCCAGGCGACAGTGCTGGCGCTGTTTGTGGCGACACCCAAACAGTGGCAGCAGCACCATATGGCGCCGAAACAGGCGGCGTTTATCCATCAGAACCTGTGCTTGTTGCAGGACTCGTTGGCCGAGCGCGGCATCAAGTTGCACTACCATCAGTGTGATGATTTTGGCGCGTCAGTGGATTACCTGAGTGAATTTTGCCAGCAGCATCAGGTGGATGAGCTGTATTACAACTATCAATATGAGATCAATGAGCGCGAACGCGATGCTGCGGCCGAAAAGCGCCTTGATGCACAGGGTGTGATTTGCCAGGGGTTTGACGACAGCCTACTGTTGCCGCCGGGCAGCGTACAGACCGGCAATCACAGCATGTTTAAAGTTTTCACGCCGTTCAGCCGTGCCTTTGTGCGTCGATTACATCAGGGATTGCCGGAGTGCCATCGTGCACCGCAAGCACGCCGAGATACCCCCATCAGTGCTGGCAAAAAAATTCCCGCTTTCGATTATCCGTTTGAAGACATTGATGCATCGCTGTTTCCCGCAGGCGAAGAGGCCGCGCTGAAACAGCTGCGCCATTTCGGCAAGCAGGCGGTGCAGCATTATCCTGAAGTGCGCGACTTACCAGCACTGGATGGCACCAGCCGCCTGTCGCCGTATCTGGCGATTGGCGTGTTATCCCCGCGCCAGTGTTTGCATCGCATTTTAAAAGAGCACCCTGATGCGCTCAACGAAGGCAAAGCGTTCACCTGGCTCAATGAACTGATTTGGCGCGATTTTTATCGTCACCTGATGGTGGCGTTTCCGGCGCTATGTAAACACCAGCCGTTTGTGGACTGGACGCGTAACGTAAAGTGGCAAAAAAATGCCGAGCACCTCACCGCGTGGCAGCAGGGTAAAACCGGCTATCCGATTGTGGATGCGGCGATGCGTCAACTGAACACCCTGGGCTGGATGCATAACCGGCTGCGCATGATTGTTGCCAGTTTCCTGGTGAAGGATCTGTTAATCGACTGGCATGAGGGCGAGCGCTATTTTATGCAGCAGTTGATTGATGGCGATCTGGCCGCCAACAATGGCGGCTGGCAGTGGGCGGCGTCCACCGGTACCGATGCCGCACCGTACTTTCGTATCTTCAATCCCACCACCCAAGGCGAACGCTTCGATAAGCAGGGCGAATTTATCCGCCAGTGGTTGCCAGAGTTGCAAGACGTGCCGGATAGCGATATCCATCAGCCTCAGGTCTGGGCGCAGAAAAATAACAAGAAACTCGATTATCCCGCGCCAATCGTGGAACATAAGGACGCACGTAAAAAGACACTAGATGCCTTTGAGCACGCGCGCAGCGTGGCTTAA
- a CDS encoding YbgA family protein: MSEKIPVGISACLLGDKVRFDGGHKRFAFATDELTPFIRFEPVCPEMAIGLPTPRPALRLVKESDEQIHLCFSKDGGQEVTDEMQRWSADRVKSLHHLCGYILCAKSPSCGLERVRVYQPDTNDNRKAGTGIFTAFLQKEMPWLPLEEDGRLHDDALRENFMGRVYALHEFNEMWRSGLTRHKLIAFHSRYKLLLLSHAQDEYREMGRFVAAMEQWDSLEDYAYEYRIRLMHLMSHQASRRNHTNVLMHVQGYFRPQLTSPQRQELAQLIDRYRTGVQPLLVPITMLKHYMAEFPHPWLAQQRYFDPYPEALRLRYGQ, encoded by the coding sequence ATGAGCGAAAAAATTCCTGTTGGTATCAGTGCTTGCCTGCTCGGGGATAAGGTCCGGTTTGACGGTGGCCACAAGCGTTTCGCTTTTGCAACCGACGAGCTGACACCTTTCATCCGTTTTGAGCCGGTCTGCCCAGAGATGGCGATTGGTCTGCCGACGCCACGCCCAGCCCTGCGACTGGTCAAAGAGTCAGATGAGCAGATCCATCTGTGCTTCAGCAAAGATGGCGGCCAGGAAGTCACGGATGAGATGCAGCGCTGGTCTGCCGATCGCGTGAAATCGCTGCATCACCTGTGTGGCTATATTCTTTGCGCCAAATCCCCGAGTTGCGGTCTGGAGCGGGTGCGGGTGTATCAACCCGATACCAATGACAATCGTAAAGCCGGCACCGGCATTTTCACCGCCTTCCTGCAAAAAGAGATGCCCTGGCTGCCGCTGGAGGAAGATGGCCGTCTGCATGATGACGCTTTGCGCGAAAACTTCATGGGCCGGGTGTATGCGCTGCATGAGTTCAATGAGATGTGGCGCAGTGGGTTGACGCGCCACAAGCTGATTGCCTTCCACAGCCGTTACAAATTGCTGTTGCTCTCCCATGCGCAGGACGAGTATCGGGAAATGGGGCGCTTTGTCGCAGCGATGGAGCAGTGGGACTCGCTTGAAGACTACGCCTATGAATACCGCATCCGTTTGATGCATCTCATGTCGCATCAGGCTTCTCGGCGTAATCACACCAACGTGCTGATGCATGTGCAGGGCTATTTCCGTCCGCAGCTCACCTCGCCGCAGCGTCAGGAGCTGGCTCAGCTCATCGACCGCTACCGCACTGGCGTACAACCGTTGTTAGTGCCTATCACCATGCTGAAACATTACATGGCGGAGTTCCCGCACCCGTGGCTGGCACAACAGCGTTACTTTGATCCTTACCCGGAAGCGCTGCGTCTGCGCTACGGTCAATAA
- a CDS encoding DUF2517 family protein, with amino-acid sequence MYQAYPLYKIVLRRVLVVLGGLLALPVMLFRQDRARFYSYLHRVWCKTSTMPVWLAQSEAAAGIYW; translated from the coding sequence ATGTATCAGGCATATCCACTCTATAAAATCGTACTGCGCCGCGTGCTGGTGGTATTGGGCGGTTTACTCGCGCTGCCGGTGATGCTGTTCCGCCAGGATCGTGCGCGTTTTTACAGTTATCTGCACCGTGTATGGTGCAAAACCAGCACCATGCCCGTCTGGCTGGCGCAGTCTGAAGCGGCTGCCGGTATCTACTGGTAA
- the kdpE gene encoding two-component system response regulator KdpE, with amino-acid sequence MTTILIVEDEKEIRRFVRLALESEGLKIVEAEQLQRGLIEAATRKPDLVILDLGLPDGDGNDFIREVRQWSSMPVIVLSARSDEQDKIDALDAGADDYLTKPFGIGELLARVRVALRRHQSSQPEPVVKFGEVSVDLAARRVLRNEKEIHLTPTEFRLLSLLVNNAGKVLTQRQLLNQVWGPNAVEHSHYLRIYMGHLRQKLESNPTQPSHLITETGIGYRFMP; translated from the coding sequence GTGACGACCATCTTGATTGTTGAAGATGAAAAGGAGATCCGCCGTTTCGTGCGCCTGGCGCTGGAGAGCGAGGGCCTGAAAATTGTGGAAGCGGAGCAATTACAGCGTGGACTGATTGAAGCCGCGACGCGCAAGCCGGACCTGGTGATCCTCGATCTTGGTCTGCCCGATGGGGATGGCAATGACTTTATCCGCGAAGTGCGCCAGTGGAGCAGCATGCCGGTGATTGTGCTGTCTGCACGCAGTGATGAGCAGGATAAAATTGATGCGCTGGATGCGGGTGCCGATGACTATCTGACCAAACCGTTTGGCATTGGTGAATTGCTGGCGCGCGTGCGGGTTGCATTGCGTCGTCATCAAAGCAGCCAACCTGAACCGGTAGTGAAATTTGGAGAAGTGAGTGTGGATCTGGCAGCACGGCGTGTGCTGCGCAATGAAAAGGAGATTCATCTGACGCCAACAGAGTTTCGCTTGCTGAGTTTATTAGTGAATAACGCGGGCAAAGTGCTGACGCAGCGGCAACTGCTGAATCAGGTGTGGGGGCCAAATGCGGTGGAGCACAGCCATTATCTGCGCATCTATATGGGTCATCTGCGCCAAAAGCTGGAATCGAACCCGACCCAACCCAGCCATTTGATCACTGAAACCGGAATCGGTTACCGCTTCATGCCATAA